One segment of Echeneis naucrates chromosome 15, fEcheNa1.1, whole genome shotgun sequence DNA contains the following:
- the ddx43 gene encoding putative ATP-dependent RNA helicase DDX43 codes for MSDWEEEYDGDGAAICKPAPKSPPLESKLPRNDLQPDNLYFGVRGSWSGERRVAQSGPSRGHSRGPKGGGQGRASSPDSDRRGPGRRPFGGGQAGSSLPVTVTVENALVGRVIGRGGAKIRELEESTGARIKINKGDCEGEVVIFGSSAAQQKAKEKIEDLVAGPGGVRDYGGGDGGRNRSVWTASQLQTANVPPVSVAIDWNHIRENKDKYEELKWKDLPPLKKKFYTEAKSVSMLTSEEVKEWRKENNNIFVDDLKEEGEKRPFPNPCRTFLEAFELYPEIMENINRVGFVKPTPIQSQAWPVLLSGEDLIGIAQTGTGKTLAYLLPGFIHMDGQPVPRAEHGGPGMLVLTPTRELALQIETECNKYRYKDYKSICIYGGGDRRGQVNLVKSGVDIVIATPGRLNDLQMNELINLHTITYLVLDEADRMLDMGFEPQIMKILLDIRPDRQTVMTSATWPTGVRRLAKSYLRNPMMVYVGTLDLLAINTVQQTILIVHEEEKKSYLFDFIRNMLPQDKVLIFVGKKLKADDLSSDMCLHGLAVQSLHGDREQRDREEALNDFKESRVRILVATDLASRGLDVHDITHVFNYDFPRNIEEYVHRVGRTGRAGRSGSAVTLVTRDDWRMAPELINILERAGQDVPEELVLMAERYQKHKREKEMFNSMKGPGRGREGGSWGRREGRDRGKNWGF; via the exons ATGTCCGACTGGGAAGAAGAGTACGACGGAGACGGCGCCGCCATCTGCAAACCTGCCCCTAAATCCCCGCCACTTGAATCGAAATTGCCCCGCAATGACCTTCAACCGGATAATTTGTATTTTGGTGTGAGAGGGAGCTGGTCGGGGGAGCGGAGAGTAGCTCAAAGCGGTCCGTCCAGAGGCCACTCCAGAGGCCCCAAAGGTGGAGGCCAAGGCCGGGCGTCCTCCCCGGATTCGGACCGCAGAGGCCCGGGCCGACGACCCTTTGGCGGCGGACAAGCAGGCTCTTCTCTGCCTGTGACTGTCACTGTGGAAAATGCCTTAGTTGGGAGAGTAATAG GTCGTGGAGGAGCCAAGATCCGTGAACTTGAAGAGAGCACTGGTGCAAGAATCAAA ATAAACAAAGGAGACTGTGAAGGGGAAGTTGTCATCTTTGGGTCCTCTGCTGCCCAGCAGAAAGCAAAGGAGAAGATTGAAGACCTGGTGGCAG gTCCTGGAGGGGTGAGAGACTATGGgggaggtgatggaggaaggAACCGCTCTGTCTGGACTGCTTCACAATTACAGACTGCCAATGTTCCTCCTGTCAGTGTAGCCATAGACTGGAACCACATCCGGGAGAACAAGGACAAGTATGAGGAGCTGAAATGGAAGG ATCTCCCACCTCTAAAGAAGAAGTTTTACACCGAGGCAAAGAGTGTATCCATGCTTACATCTGAGGAAGTCAAGGAATGGAG GAAGGAGAATAACAATATCTTTGTGGATGACctaaaggaggagggggagaagagaCCTTTTCCAAATCCCTGTCGCACTTTCCTGGAGGCCTTTGAGCTTTATCCAGAGATCATGGAAAATATTAACCGAGTTGGTTTTGTCAAACCAACCCCCATTCAG TCTCAGGCATGGCCTGTGTTGCTGAGTGGGGAGGACCTGATAGGCATTGCTCAGACAGGAACAGGGAAAACTCTGGCTTACCTGCTGCCAGGGTTTATACATATGGATGGACAGCCTGT TCCCAGGGCTGAGCATGGTGGTCCAGGTATGTTAGTGTTGACTCCCACCAGAGAGCTGGCCCTGCAAATTGAGACAGAGTGCAACAAATACCGCTACAAGGACTACAAAAG TATCTGTATCTATGGTGGGGGGGATAGGAGAGGCCAGGTCAACCTGGTGAAGAGTGGGGTGGACATAGTGATTGCAACACCAGGCAGACTAAATGATCTACAGATGAATGAGCTCATCAATCTTCACACCATCACCTACTTG gtgctggatgaggccgacCGTATGTTAGATATGGGCTTTGAACCTCAGATTATGAAGATTCTCCTGGACATCCGCCCAGACCGACAGACTGTCATGACCAG TGCCACATGGCCCACTGGTGTGAGACGATTGGCCAAATCATACCTAAGAAATCCCATGATGGTCTACGTGGGAACACTGGACTTACTGGCAA TTAACACAGTGCAGCAAACAATACTGATAGTacatgaagaagagaaaaagtcCTACTTATTTGACTTCATCAGGAACATGCTCCCCCAGGATAAAGTCCTCATCTTTGTTGGCAAGAAACTCAA GGCAGATGATCTGTCCAGTGACATGTGTCTACATGGTCTAGCTGTGCAAAGTCTCCATGGTGACCGTGAGCAGCGTGACCGTGAAGAAGCGCTGAATGACTTTAAAGAGA GTCGAGTTCGCATCCTGGTTGCTACAGATCTGGCATCCCGAGGGTTAGATGTCCATGATATAACACATGTCTTTAATTATGATTTCCCACGTAACATAGAGGAGTACGTTCATCGTGTGGGCCGCACAGGCAGAGCTGG TCGTTCAGGCTCAGCTGTAACCCTGGTAACAAGAGATGACTGGAGAATGGCCCCTGAACTGATTAACATCCTGGAGCGGGCAGGACAG